Proteins from a genomic interval of Nocardia sp. BMG51109:
- a CDS encoding siderophore-interacting protein: protein MAKRSKFVRPTERQILTAEVLASKRISPGFVRVTLGGSGLSEFAPMGFDQWFRLFLPGRNGLRLPTATSNLWYAQYLMMSKEDRPVVRNYTVREFRPAGAGHFGDTAELDIDFAMHGDQTPACAWASGTAVGSEVGLLDEGITYQAPQHSSWTLLVGDESALPAVAGVLNSAPRELRGAAFLEIGHPDDAQELGEPEGMRVHWLPRTDPATEIGRPALEAVRAAELPTQGVYAFVAGEQKLASGLRRHLADERGIPKADITFTGYWRVGKSAGER, encoded by the coding sequence ATGGCCAAGCGCAGCAAATTCGTCCGGCCCACGGAGCGGCAGATTCTGACCGCCGAGGTGCTCGCGAGCAAGCGGATCAGTCCCGGTTTCGTCCGCGTGACCCTGGGCGGATCCGGGCTGAGCGAGTTCGCCCCGATGGGATTCGATCAGTGGTTCCGGCTGTTCCTGCCGGGCCGCAACGGCCTGCGGTTGCCGACCGCGACCAGCAACCTCTGGTACGCGCAGTATCTGATGATGAGCAAGGAAGACCGCCCGGTCGTGCGCAACTACACCGTGCGGGAGTTCCGCCCGGCCGGCGCGGGGCATTTCGGCGACACCGCCGAGCTGGACATCGACTTCGCCATGCACGGCGACCAGACGCCCGCCTGCGCGTGGGCGAGCGGGACCGCCGTCGGCAGCGAGGTGGGCCTGCTCGACGAGGGCATCACATACCAAGCGCCGCAACACAGTTCGTGGACGCTGCTGGTCGGCGACGAGAGCGCGCTGCCCGCCGTGGCCGGCGTGCTGAATTCGGCGCCGCGGGAGCTACGCGGGGCGGCGTTCCTCGAGATCGGCCACCCGGACGACGCCCAGGAACTCGGCGAACCCGAAGGGATGCGGGTGCATTGGCTGCCGCGCACCGATCCGGCCACCGAGATCGGCCGCCCGGCCCTCGAGGCCGTGCGCGCCGCGGAACTACCCACGCAGGGCGTCTACGCGTTCGTGGCGGGGGAACAGAAACTCGCCTCCGGCCTGCGCCGGCACCTGGCCGACGAACGCGGAATTCCCAAGGCCGACATCACCTTCACCGGCTACTGGCGGGTGGGCAAGTCGGCCGGCGAGCGTTAG
- the menD gene encoding 2-succinyl-5-enolpyruvyl-6-hydroxy-3-cyclohexene-1-carboxylic-acid synthase translates to MNPSTAQAQVVVDELVRGGVQDVVLCPGSRNAPLAFALQAADAAGRLRLHMRIDERTAGFLAIGLAVSSGRPVPVVMTSGTAVANLGPAVLEANYARQPLIVLSANRPYEMLGSGANQTVEQFGLFGSQVRAAISLGLAEAEDGGYRRQNSVWRAAVCRVLAAARGTRSGNAGPVHFDIPLREPLVPDALPDEVAPSGRAGDKPWTATQYATLDVPLEIDLTPDTVVVSGHGSGHRPELAGLPTVAEPTAPRHGPELHPMALSLLRPRQAIITGRPTLHRQVSKVLADPDVTVYALTTGPRWPDVSGNVVGTGTRAITSGAPGPEWVRHCAEMNAKARQVVRDELARHPKPTGLHVAAVVMDALHEGDQLLLGASNPVRDAALVSYPRPGVRVVSNRGVAGIDGTVSTAVGAALSHPGRTVALIGDLTFLHDASGLLLGPGEPRPADLTIVVANDDGGGIFELLEQGDPQYAGVFERVFGTPHGMDLAALCAAYRIPHRQVDPDGLAAELTGHAHGIRVLEVATERSGLRELHATVRAGIDR, encoded by the coding sequence GTGAATCCTTCGACAGCGCAGGCCCAGGTCGTAGTCGACGAACTGGTGCGCGGGGGTGTGCAGGATGTCGTGTTGTGCCCCGGTTCCCGGAACGCGCCGCTGGCCTTCGCTCTGCAGGCCGCCGACGCCGCCGGCCGCCTGCGGCTGCACATGCGCATCGACGAGCGCACCGCGGGATTTCTCGCGATCGGCCTGGCCGTCTCCAGCGGTCGGCCGGTCCCGGTCGTGATGACGTCCGGGACCGCCGTGGCCAACCTCGGCCCGGCCGTGCTGGAGGCCAACTACGCCCGGCAGCCGCTGATCGTGCTCAGCGCCAACAGGCCCTACGAGATGCTCGGCAGCGGGGCGAATCAGACCGTCGAGCAGTTCGGCCTGTTCGGTAGCCAGGTGCGGGCCGCGATCAGCCTGGGGCTCGCCGAGGCCGAGGACGGCGGATACCGCCGGCAGAACAGCGTGTGGCGCGCGGCGGTGTGCCGGGTGCTGGCCGCGGCCCGCGGCACCCGGTCCGGCAATGCCGGTCCGGTGCACTTCGATATCCCGCTGCGCGAGCCGCTCGTGCCCGACGCCCTGCCGGACGAGGTCGCGCCGAGCGGGCGTGCCGGCGACAAGCCTTGGACCGCAACGCAATACGCGACGCTGGACGTTCCGCTGGAGATCGATCTGACCCCGGATACGGTGGTCGTCTCCGGCCACGGTTCCGGCCATCGGCCCGAACTGGCCGGGCTGCCGACGGTGGCCGAACCCACCGCCCCCCGGCACGGCCCGGAGCTGCATCCGATGGCGCTGTCGCTGCTGCGGCCGCGCCAGGCGATCATCACCGGACGCCCCACCCTGCATCGGCAGGTGTCGAAGGTGCTCGCCGATCCGGACGTCACCGTGTACGCGCTGACCACCGGCCCGCGCTGGCCCGACGTGTCCGGCAACGTGGTCGGCACCGGAACGCGGGCGATCACCAGCGGCGCGCCCGGCCCCGAATGGGTGCGGCACTGCGCCGAGATGAATGCCAAGGCCCGGCAGGTGGTGCGCGACGAGCTGGCCAGGCACCCCAAGCCGACGGGCCTGCACGTGGCGGCGGTGGTGATGGACGCCCTGCACGAGGGCGATCAGCTGCTGCTGGGCGCCTCCAATCCGGTGCGCGACGCCGCGCTGGTGTCGTATCCGCGCCCCGGCGTGCGGGTGGTGTCCAACCGCGGTGTCGCGGGTATCGACGGCACCGTATCGACCGCGGTGGGCGCCGCGCTCAGCCACCCGGGCCGCACCGTCGCGCTGATCGGTGACCTGACCTTCCTGCACGACGCGTCGGGGCTGCTGCTCGGCCCCGGTGAGCCGCGCCCGGCCGACCTGACCATCGTGGTCGCCAACGACGACGGTGGCGGCATCTTCGAACTGCTGGAACAGGGTGATCCGCAGTACGCCGGGGTGTTCGAGCGCGTCTTCGGCACGCCGCACGGCATGGATCTGGCCGCGCTGTGCGCCGCCTACCGCATTCCGCACCGGCAGGTCGACCCGGACGGGCTGGCCGCCGAGCTGACCGGGCACGCACACGGCATCCGCGTGCTGGAGGTGGCCACCGAGCGGTCCGGCCTGCGCGAGCTGCACGCCACCGTGCGCGCCGGGATCGATCGGTAG